The proteins below come from a single Chrysoperla carnea chromosome 1, inChrCarn1.1, whole genome shotgun sequence genomic window:
- the LOC123296751 gene encoding cysteine protease ATG4B, translating into MDCMFEAYLTHESVNFEPDDIPQTSEPVWILGKKYNATQELEIIRRDILSKLWFTYRKGFVPIGGCDGLTSDKGWGCMLRCGQMVLAQALITLHLSKNWFWTPETRDATYLQILSKFEDRRQAPYSIHQIAQMGKSEGKDIGQWFGPNTVAQVLKKLVKYDDWSCIEIHVALDNTIIIEDIKQLCNKTTTRSKTTSDNETTTNKEWKPLLLIIPLRLGLSEINKIYIDSLKQCFEFEQSLGVIGGKPNLALYFIGYVGDDVIYLDPHTTQKYALVENKLTDEQCLNDLTYHCKYANRIPIISIDPSIAIAFFCATEFEFDTLCTRIQNELIVSDKQPLFELSETKPKQWYHFDETATTIVSTGTTSSTATTNLFNTDQFLIEHQDFSNSDDDFEIIG; encoded by the exons ATGGATTGTATGTTTGAAGCATATTTAACACATGAAAGTGTTAACTTTGAACCTGATGATATTCCACAAACAAGTGAACCTGTATGGAtattaggaaaaaaatataatgcaacacaag aATTAGAGATAATTAGAAGagatatattatcaaaattatggtTTACATATCGTAAAGGTTTTGTACCAATTGGTGGTTGTGATGGTCTTACTTCAGACAAAGGATGGGGTTGTATGTTACGTTGTGGTCAAATGGTTCTTGCACAAGCAttaattacattacatttaagtaaaaattggtTTTGGACACCTGAAACACGTGATGCTACTTATTTACAAATCTTAAGTAAATTTGAAGATCGACGTCAAGCACCATATTCAATtcatcaaattgcacaaatggGTAAATCAGAAGGTAAAGATATTGGACAATGGTTTGGACCAAATACTGTTGCACAAGTTCTTAA aaaattagtCAAATATGATGATTGGAGTTGTATTGAAATTCATGTTGCCTTagataatacaattattattgaagaTATTA aacaattatgtaataaaactaCAACACGAAGCAAAACAACATCAGACAatgaaacaacaacaaataaagAATGGaaaccattattattaataataccaTTACGTTTAGGTTTATcagaaatcaataaaatttacatcgATAGTTTAAAACAATGTTTTGAATTTGAACAATCATTAGGTGTTATAGGTGGTAAACCAAATTtagcattatattttattggctATGTGGGTGATGATGTTATCTACTTAGATCCACATACAACACAAAAATATGCattagttgaaaataaattaacggATGAACaatgtttaaatgatttaacaTATCATTGTAAATATGCAAATCGTATACCAATTATATCAATTGATCCATCAATAGCAATTGCATTCTTTTGTGCAACAGAATTTGAATTTGATACGTTATGTACACGAatacaaaatgaattaattgtatCGGATAAACAACCATTATTTGAATTATCTGaaacaaaaccaaaacaatGGTATCATTTTGATGAGACAGCAACAACAATTGTATCAACAGGTACAACAAGTAGTACAgcaacaacaaatttatttaataccgatcaatttttaattgaacatcAAGATTTTAGTAATTCTGATgatgattttgaaattattggataa
- the LOC123303016 gene encoding long-chain-fatty-acid--CoA ligase 4 isoform X2 translates to MDGFGIKLAINALKTLAFIYDIITYPIYFIIQNPWRRLRLSKRIKAIPITNDTTSVTYRSVMSPKDVHISLVQNKIDTMDKMFNMIVQKYGKRKCLGTRKILNEEDEIQPNGRVFKKYNMGEYQWKTYNEVNSLATQFGFGLNDIGCQSKKGVAIFAETRAEWMIAAQALFKQNIPLCTIYATLGDEGIIHALNETEVEVVITSYDLLNKIKVIYKDCKFLKTIIYMEDQLKEPNLEQLFSTNNNKQLNVYKFSDIIAKGVKHTGLATHDSTPNSNDLAIIMYTSGSTGTPKGVMITHRNLIATLKGFCDYVDIYPDDILIGFLPLAHVFELLAEHVCLLTGIQIGYSSALTMIDTASKIKKGTKGDATVLKPTCMTAVPLILDRVSKGIQDKVNKGSMLTKILFKFAYDYKLYWLDHGMTTPFLDQIIFKKIKQLLGGRIRLILVGGAPLSPDTHQQTKVCLCEHVIQGYGLTETTSMATVFDYHDLSYGRVGGPTTMTDVRLINWDEGNYRVTDKPYPRGELIIGGDNITLGYFKLNDKTLEEYFEENDKRWFKTGDIGEIHPDGVVKIIDRKKDLVKLQAGEYVSLGKVEAELNTHPLVDNICVYGDSSKQFTIAFIVPNQKQLEDFAVKKLNLDVCKLTQQHQQNNTDTTNTNSLSGDSNTQTFEMLCKNKQVEQAIIKELVEYGKKCKLEKFEVPAAIKLCTEVWTPDMGLLTAAFKLKRKNIQEYYQNDINKMYLQSSISL, encoded by the exons gcaatACCAATAACAAATGACACAACCAGTGTAACATACAGATCAGTAATGAGCCCGAAAGATGTACATATTAGTTTAGTACAGAATAAAATTGATACAATGGATAAAATGTTCAATATGATTGTTCAAAAGTATGGTAAAAGGAAATGTTTAGGTACAcggaaaatattaaatgaagaaGATGAAATACAACCAAACGGGCgtgtattcaaaaaatataatatgggTGAATATCAATGGAAAACATATAACGAAGTAAATAGTTTGGCTACACAATTTGGTTTTGGTTTAAATGATATTGGATGCCAATCAAAAAAAg GTGTTGCTATTTTTGCTGAAACGCGTGCCGAATGGATGATTGCTGCACAAGcgctttttaaacaaaacatacCACTATGTACAATTTATGCTACGCTAGGAGATGAAGGTATTATTCATGCTTTAAATGAAACCGAAGTCGAAGTTGTTATAACATCATACgatctattaaataaaatcaaggtCATCTATAaagattgtaaatttttaaaaacaattatttatatggaGGATCAATTAAAGGAACCGAATTtagaacaattattttcaacaaacaacaataaacaattaaatgtttataaatttagtgACATTATAGCAAAAGGTGTAAAACATACTGGTCTAGCTACACATGATTCAACACCAAACTCAAATGATTTAGCTATTATTATGTATACATCTGGATCGACGGGTACACCAAAAGGTGTTATGATAACACATCGTAATTTAATCGCAACATTGAAAGGTTTTTGTGATTATGTGGATATCTATCCAGATGATATTTTAATTGGCTTCTTACCATTGGCacatgtttttgaattattagcGGAACATGTGTGCTTATTGACTGGTATACAAATTGGTTATTCGTCAGCGTTAACGATGATTGATACTGCTTCCAAAATTAAGAAAGGTACAAAAGGTGATGCTACGGTGTTGAAACCAACGTGTATGACAGCGGTGCCATTAATTTTAGATCGTGTATCAAAAG GGATCCAAGATAAAGTCAACAAAGGTTCAATGTTAacaaaaatcttatttaaattCGCCTatgattacaaattatattggTTAGATCATGGAATGACAACACCATTTTtagatcaaataatatttaaaaaaattaaacaattactaGGTGGTCGTATACGATTAATATTAGTTGGTGGAGCTCCTCTATCACCTGACACACATCAACAAACAAAAGTATGCTTATGCGAGCATGTCATCCAAGGATATGGTCTTACAGAAACCACATCAATGGCGACTGTGTTCGATTACCATGACCTATCATATGGACGTGTTGGCGGGCCAACAACAATGACTGATGTTCGATTAATTAATTGGGATGAAGGTAATTACCGTGTAACGGATAAACCATATCCACGTGGGGAATTGATCATCGGCGGTGATAATATAACGTtaggatattttaaattaaatgataaaacactTGAAGAGTATTTCGAAGAGAATGATAAACGTTGGTTTAAAACTGGTGATATTGGTGAAATACATCCAGATGGTGTTGTGAAAATCATTGATCGTAAAAAAGACTTAGTGAAATTACAAGCTGGTGAATATGTATCGTTAGGTAAAGTTGAAGCGGAATTGAATACACATCCATTGGTTGATAATATTTGTGTGTATGGTGATTCATCAAAACAATTTACAATTGCATTTATTGTACCAAATCAAAAACAATTAGAAGATTTTGCtgttaagaaattaaatttagatgTATGTAAGTTAACACAACAACATCAACAGAATAATACGGATACAACGAATACAAATTCATTATCGGGTGATTCAAATACACAAACGTTTGAAatgttatgtaaaaataaacaagttgaACAAGCTATTATTAAGGAATTAGTGGAATATGGTAAAAAAT GTAAATTAGAGAAATTTGAAGTGCCTGCAgcaataaaattatgtacagaAGTATGGACACCAGATATGGGATTATTAACAGccgcatttaaattaaaacgtaaaaatatacaagaatattatcaaaatgatattaataaaatgtatttacaatCTTCAATATCATTATAA
- the LOC123303016 gene encoding long-chain-fatty-acid--CoA ligase 4 isoform X1 encodes MDGFGIKLAINALKTLAFIYDIITYPIYFIIQNPWRRLRLSKRIKGVPIAITREQNNGENDSKYKDETKLNINDHVNNKIDDNQILQQNNAKKIKAIPITNDTTSVTYRSVMSPKDVHISLVQNKIDTMDKMFNMIVQKYGKRKCLGTRKILNEEDEIQPNGRVFKKYNMGEYQWKTYNEVNSLATQFGFGLNDIGCQSKKGVAIFAETRAEWMIAAQALFKQNIPLCTIYATLGDEGIIHALNETEVEVVITSYDLLNKIKVIYKDCKFLKTIIYMEDQLKEPNLEQLFSTNNNKQLNVYKFSDIIAKGVKHTGLATHDSTPNSNDLAIIMYTSGSTGTPKGVMITHRNLIATLKGFCDYVDIYPDDILIGFLPLAHVFELLAEHVCLLTGIQIGYSSALTMIDTASKIKKGTKGDATVLKPTCMTAVPLILDRVSKGIQDKVNKGSMLTKILFKFAYDYKLYWLDHGMTTPFLDQIIFKKIKQLLGGRIRLILVGGAPLSPDTHQQTKVCLCEHVIQGYGLTETTSMATVFDYHDLSYGRVGGPTTMTDVRLINWDEGNYRVTDKPYPRGELIIGGDNITLGYFKLNDKTLEEYFEENDKRWFKTGDIGEIHPDGVVKIIDRKKDLVKLQAGEYVSLGKVEAELNTHPLVDNICVYGDSSKQFTIAFIVPNQKQLEDFAVKKLNLDVCKLTQQHQQNNTDTTNTNSLSGDSNTQTFEMLCKNKQVEQAIIKELVEYGKKCKLEKFEVPAAIKLCTEVWTPDMGLLTAAFKLKRKNIQEYYQNDINKMYLQSSISL; translated from the exons ggtgtaccaATAGCAATAACACGAGAACAAAATAATGGTGAAAATGATTCTAAATATAAAGATGagacaaaattaaatatcaatgatcatgtaaataataaaattgatgataatcaaatattacaacaaaataatgcaaaaaaaataaag gcaatACCAATAACAAATGACACAACCAGTGTAACATACAGATCAGTAATGAGCCCGAAAGATGTACATATTAGTTTAGTACAGAATAAAATTGATACAATGGATAAAATGTTCAATATGATTGTTCAAAAGTATGGTAAAAGGAAATGTTTAGGTACAcggaaaatattaaatgaagaaGATGAAATACAACCAAACGGGCgtgtattcaaaaaatataatatgggTGAATATCAATGGAAAACATATAACGAAGTAAATAGTTTGGCTACACAATTTGGTTTTGGTTTAAATGATATTGGATGCCAATCAAAAAAAg GTGTTGCTATTTTTGCTGAAACGCGTGCCGAATGGATGATTGCTGCACAAGcgctttttaaacaaaacatacCACTATGTACAATTTATGCTACGCTAGGAGATGAAGGTATTATTCATGCTTTAAATGAAACCGAAGTCGAAGTTGTTATAACATCATACgatctattaaataaaatcaaggtCATCTATAaagattgtaaatttttaaaaacaattatttatatggaGGATCAATTAAAGGAACCGAATTtagaacaattattttcaacaaacaacaataaacaattaaatgtttataaatttagtgACATTATAGCAAAAGGTGTAAAACATACTGGTCTAGCTACACATGATTCAACACCAAACTCAAATGATTTAGCTATTATTATGTATACATCTGGATCGACGGGTACACCAAAAGGTGTTATGATAACACATCGTAATTTAATCGCAACATTGAAAGGTTTTTGTGATTATGTGGATATCTATCCAGATGATATTTTAATTGGCTTCTTACCATTGGCacatgtttttgaattattagcGGAACATGTGTGCTTATTGACTGGTATACAAATTGGTTATTCGTCAGCGTTAACGATGATTGATACTGCTTCCAAAATTAAGAAAGGTACAAAAGGTGATGCTACGGTGTTGAAACCAACGTGTATGACAGCGGTGCCATTAATTTTAGATCGTGTATCAAAAG GGATCCAAGATAAAGTCAACAAAGGTTCAATGTTAacaaaaatcttatttaaattCGCCTatgattacaaattatattggTTAGATCATGGAATGACAACACCATTTTtagatcaaataatatttaaaaaaattaaacaattactaGGTGGTCGTATACGATTAATATTAGTTGGTGGAGCTCCTCTATCACCTGACACACATCAACAAACAAAAGTATGCTTATGCGAGCATGTCATCCAAGGATATGGTCTTACAGAAACCACATCAATGGCGACTGTGTTCGATTACCATGACCTATCATATGGACGTGTTGGCGGGCCAACAACAATGACTGATGTTCGATTAATTAATTGGGATGAAGGTAATTACCGTGTAACGGATAAACCATATCCACGTGGGGAATTGATCATCGGCGGTGATAATATAACGTtaggatattttaaattaaatgataaaacactTGAAGAGTATTTCGAAGAGAATGATAAACGTTGGTTTAAAACTGGTGATATTGGTGAAATACATCCAGATGGTGTTGTGAAAATCATTGATCGTAAAAAAGACTTAGTGAAATTACAAGCTGGTGAATATGTATCGTTAGGTAAAGTTGAAGCGGAATTGAATACACATCCATTGGTTGATAATATTTGTGTGTATGGTGATTCATCAAAACAATTTACAATTGCATTTATTGTACCAAATCAAAAACAATTAGAAGATTTTGCtgttaagaaattaaatttagatgTATGTAAGTTAACACAACAACATCAACAGAATAATACGGATACAACGAATACAAATTCATTATCGGGTGATTCAAATACACAAACGTTTGAAatgttatgtaaaaataaacaagttgaACAAGCTATTATTAAGGAATTAGTGGAATATGGTAAAAAAT GTAAATTAGAGAAATTTGAAGTGCCTGCAgcaataaaattatgtacagaAGTATGGACACCAGATATGGGATTATTAACAGccgcatttaaattaaaacgtaaaaatatacaagaatattatcaaaatgatattaataaaatgtatttacaatCTTCAATATCATTATAA
- the LOC123303016 gene encoding long-chain-fatty-acid--CoA ligase 4 isoform X3, whose translation MDGFGIKLAINALKTLAFIYDIITYPIYFIIQNPWRRLRLSKRIKAIPITNDTTSVTYRSVMSPKDVHISLVQNKIDTMDKMFNMIVQKYGKRKCLGTRKILNEEDEIQPNGRVFKKYNMGEYQWKTYNEVNSLATQFGFGLNDIGCQSKKGVAIFAETRAEWMIAAQALFKQNIPLCTIYATLGDEGIIHALNETEVEVVITSYDLLNKIKVIYKDCKFLKTIIYMEDQLKEPNLEQLFSTNNNKQLNVYKFSDIIAKGVKHTGLATHDSTPNSNDLAIIMYTSGSTGTPKGVMITHRNLIATLKGFCDYVDIYPDDILIGFLPLAHVFELLAEHVCLLTGIQIGYSSALTMIDTASKIKKGTKGDATVLKPTCMTAVPLILDRVSKGIQDKVNKGSMLTKILFKFAYDYKLYWLDHGMTTPFLDQIIFKKIKQLLGGRIRLILVGGAPLSPDTHQQTKVCLCEHVIQGYGLTETTSMATVFDYHDLSYGRVGGPTTMTDVRLINWDEGNYRVTDKPYPRGELIIGGDNITLGYFKLNDKTLEEYFEENDKRWFKTGDIGEIHPDGVVKIIDRKKDLVKLQAGEYVSLGKVEAELNTHPLVDNICVYGDSSKQFTIAFIVPNQKQLEDFAVKKLNLDVQTFEMLCKNKQVEQAIIKELVEYGKKCKLEKFEVPAAIKLCTEVWTPDMGLLTAAFKLKRKNIQEYYQNDINKMYLQSSISL comes from the exons gcaatACCAATAACAAATGACACAACCAGTGTAACATACAGATCAGTAATGAGCCCGAAAGATGTACATATTAGTTTAGTACAGAATAAAATTGATACAATGGATAAAATGTTCAATATGATTGTTCAAAAGTATGGTAAAAGGAAATGTTTAGGTACAcggaaaatattaaatgaagaaGATGAAATACAACCAAACGGGCgtgtattcaaaaaatataatatgggTGAATATCAATGGAAAACATATAACGAAGTAAATAGTTTGGCTACACAATTTGGTTTTGGTTTAAATGATATTGGATGCCAATCAAAAAAAg GTGTTGCTATTTTTGCTGAAACGCGTGCCGAATGGATGATTGCTGCACAAGcgctttttaaacaaaacatacCACTATGTACAATTTATGCTACGCTAGGAGATGAAGGTATTATTCATGCTTTAAATGAAACCGAAGTCGAAGTTGTTATAACATCATACgatctattaaataaaatcaaggtCATCTATAaagattgtaaatttttaaaaacaattatttatatggaGGATCAATTAAAGGAACCGAATTtagaacaattattttcaacaaacaacaataaacaattaaatgtttataaatttagtgACATTATAGCAAAAGGTGTAAAACATACTGGTCTAGCTACACATGATTCAACACCAAACTCAAATGATTTAGCTATTATTATGTATACATCTGGATCGACGGGTACACCAAAAGGTGTTATGATAACACATCGTAATTTAATCGCAACATTGAAAGGTTTTTGTGATTATGTGGATATCTATCCAGATGATATTTTAATTGGCTTCTTACCATTGGCacatgtttttgaattattagcGGAACATGTGTGCTTATTGACTGGTATACAAATTGGTTATTCGTCAGCGTTAACGATGATTGATACTGCTTCCAAAATTAAGAAAGGTACAAAAGGTGATGCTACGGTGTTGAAACCAACGTGTATGACAGCGGTGCCATTAATTTTAGATCGTGTATCAAAAG GGATCCAAGATAAAGTCAACAAAGGTTCAATGTTAacaaaaatcttatttaaattCGCCTatgattacaaattatattggTTAGATCATGGAATGACAACACCATTTTtagatcaaataatatttaaaaaaattaaacaattactaGGTGGTCGTATACGATTAATATTAGTTGGTGGAGCTCCTCTATCACCTGACACACATCAACAAACAAAAGTATGCTTATGCGAGCATGTCATCCAAGGATATGGTCTTACAGAAACCACATCAATGGCGACTGTGTTCGATTACCATGACCTATCATATGGACGTGTTGGCGGGCCAACAACAATGACTGATGTTCGATTAATTAATTGGGATGAAGGTAATTACCGTGTAACGGATAAACCATATCCACGTGGGGAATTGATCATCGGCGGTGATAATATAACGTtaggatattttaaattaaatgataaaacactTGAAGAGTATTTCGAAGAGAATGATAAACGTTGGTTTAAAACTGGTGATATTGGTGAAATACATCCAGATGGTGTTGTGAAAATCATTGATCGTAAAAAAGACTTAGTGAAATTACAAGCTGGTGAATATGTATCGTTAGGTAAAGTTGAAGCGGAATTGAATACACATCCATTGGTTGATAATATTTGTGTGTATGGTGATTCATCAAAACAATTTACAATTGCATTTATTGTACCAAATCAAAAACAATTAGAAGATTTTGCtgttaagaaattaaatttagatgT ACAAACGTTTGAAatgttatgtaaaaataaacaagttgaACAAGCTATTATTAAGGAATTAGTGGAATATGGTAAAAAAT GTAAATTAGAGAAATTTGAAGTGCCTGCAgcaataaaattatgtacagaAGTATGGACACCAGATATGGGATTATTAACAGccgcatttaaattaaaacgtaaaaatatacaagaatattatcaaaatgatattaataaaatgtatttacaatCTTCAATATCATTATAA